From the genome of Bubalus bubalis isolate 160015118507 breed Murrah chromosome 2, NDDB_SH_1, whole genome shotgun sequence, one region includes:
- the SLC44A4 gene encoding choline transporter-like protein 4: MGGKQDQDKEAYGKPAKYDPSFRGPIRNRSCTDIICCVLFFLFILGYIAVGILAWVYGDPKQVLYPRNSTGAYCGIGENKEKPYLLYFNIFSCVLNANIIAIAQNGLKCPTPQVCVSSCPEASWTVEPGQFSQTVEQVFYAANRNFCLPGVPGNMQVLQSLQQELCPSFLLPSTPALGRCFPWTNSTVPELPGISNTSISQSISGLLDSLNARDISVKIFEDFAQSWYWILIALGVALVLSLLFILLLRLVAGPLVFVLIIGVLGVLAYGIYHCWEEYRVLRDKGASISQLGFTTDLSAYRNVQETWLAALIILAVLEGVLLLMLIFLRQRICIAIALLKEASRAVGYIMSTMFYPLVTFALLLVCIAYWAIIALFLATSGQPQYMFWAPNSSLPGCEKVPMNTSCDPMEQVNSSCPGLMCVFQGYQSTGLAQRSLFNLQIYAVLGLFWTINWVLALGQCVLAGAFASFYWAFHKPRDIPTFPLGSAFLRTLRYHTGSLAFGALILTLVQIARVILEYIDHKLRGAQNPLTRCILCCFKCCLWCLEKFIKFLNRNAYIMIAIYGKNFCVSAKNAFMLLMRNIVRVVVLDKVTDLLLFFGKLLVVGGVGVLSFFFFTGRIPSLGKNFENPQLNYYWLPIMVSILGAYLIASGFFSVFGMCVDTLFLCFLEDLERNDGSADRPYYMSKSLLKILGKKNKGTPGDKKRKK; the protein is encoded by the exons ATGGGGGGAAAACAGGACCAGGACAAGGAGGCCTACG GGAAACCAGCCAAATATGACCCCTCCTTTCGAGGCCCCATCAGGAACAG GAGCTGCACAGATATCATCTGCTGTGtgctcttcttccttttcattctggGTTACATCGCCGTGGGGATCTTGG CCTGGGTGTACGGAGACCCCAAACAAGTCCTCTACCCCAGGAACTCCACGGGGGCCTATTGCGGGATCGGGGAAAACAA AGAGAAACCATATCTCCTATACTTCAACATCTTCAGCTGCGTCCTAAACGCTAACATCATCGCGATCGCCCAGAATGGCCTGAAGTGCCCCACGCCCCAG GTGTGTGTATCCTCCTGCCCAGAGGCCTCATGGACCGTGGAACCGGGACAGTTCTCACAGACGGTCGAACAGGTCTTCTATGCAGCAAATAGGAATTTCTGTCTGCCAGGGGTGCCTGGGAACATG CAAGTACTCCAAAGCCTGCAACAGGAGCTCTGCCCCagtttcctcctgccttccactCCAG CTCTGGGGCGCTGTTTCCCATGGACCAATAGTACGGTGCCTGAGCTCCCAGGGATCTCCAACACATCCATCTCCCAGAGCATCAG TGGTCTTCTCGACAGCCTCAATGCCCGTGACATCAGTGTCAAGATCTTTGAAGACTTTGCCCAGTCCTGGTATTGGATTCTTAT tgcgctAGGCGTGGCTTTGGTTCTAAGCCTGCTGTTTATCCTGCTTCTACGACTGGTGGCCGGGCCCCTGGTGTTTGTGCTGATCATAGGGGTGCTGGGCGTGCTGGCGTATGGCATCTACCACTGCTGGGAAGAATACCGCGTGCTGCGGGACAAGGGCGCCTCCATCTCCCAGCTGGGCTTCACCACCGACCTCAGTGCCTACAGAAACGTTCAGGAGACCTGGCTAGCCGCCT TGATCATACTGGCTGTGCTCGAAGGCGTCCTGCTGCTGATGCTCATCTTCCTGCGGCAGCGGATTTGCATCGCCATCGCCCTCCTGAAGGAGGCCAGCAG GGCTGTAGGATACATAATGTCCACCATGTTCTACCCACTGGTCACCTTCGCCCTCCTACTTGTCTGCATTGCCTACTGGGCTATAATCGCTCT ATTCCTGGCCACATCGGGGCAACCCCAGTACATGTTCTGGGCGCCCAACAGCAGTTTGCCCGGCTGTGAGAAAGTGCCCATGAATACATCATGCGACCCCATG gagcAAGTGAACTCCTCTTGTCCCGGGCTGATGTGCGTCTTCCAGGGCTACCAGTCCACAGGCCTGGCACAGCGTTCTCTCTTCAACTTGCAAATCTATGCAGTTCTGGGGCTATTCTGGACCATCAACTGGGTACTGGCCCTGGGCCAGTGTGTCCTGGCTGGGGCCTTTGCTTCCTTTTACTGGGCCTTCCACAAGCCCCGGGACATCCCTACCTTTCCCCTGGGCTCTGCTTTCCTGCGCACACTCCG TTACCACACGGGATCACTAGCCTTTGGAGCCCTCATCCTGACCCTGGTGCAGATAGCCCGGGTCATCCTGGAATACATTGACCACAAATTGAGAG GAGCCCAGAACCCATTGACTCGCTGTATCTTGTGCTGCTTCAAGTGCTGCCTCTGGTGTTTGGAAAAGTTCATCAAGTTCCTGAACCGCAATGCATACATCATG ATTGCCATCTACGGGAAGAATTTCTGTGTCTCAGCCAAAAACGCCTTCATGCTGCTCATGCGGAACATTGTCAG GGTGGTCGTCCTGGACAAAGTCACAGACCTGCTACTGTTCTTTGGGAAGCTGCTGGTGGTTGGAGGTGTAG GGGTCctgtccttctttttcttcacGGGTCGCATCCCCAGTCTGGGTAAAAACTTTGAGAATCCTCAACTCAACTATTACTGGCTGCCCATCATG GTCTCCATCCTAGGGGCCTACCTCATCGCCAGCGGCTTCTTCAGTGTTTTTGGAATGTGTGTGGACACtctcttcctctgtttct TGGAAGACTTGGAGCGGAATGATGGCTCAGCAGACCGGCCCTACTACATGTCCAAGAGCCTTCTGAAGATTCTGGGCAAGAAGAACAAGGGGACCCCGGGagacaagaagaggaagaagtga